The Thermosipho affectus region CCCTCAGGTCCTCCACGAGAGCCTGAGGGATAAGAATTCTAATCAACATTTCACCCCTTAATAATTCGTGTTCCAGTTTCACCCCTCAAGGCTTTATCCAATACACTCATATCTGTTATCAAACATTCTTTACCAGTCGCTTCAACAAAATCTATTGCAGCTTCTATTTTAGGTCCCATACTTCCTTTTGGAAAATGACCTTCTTTTAGGTATTTTTTTGCATCAGAAACAGTTAATCTATCCAACGCTTTTTGATCTTCTTTTCCATAATTTAAGTAAACTTTCTCAACACCTGTTAAAATAATTAAAACATCCGCACCAATTTCCTTGGCAAGTAACGCACTTGCCCTATCTTTATCAATTACGGCTTCCACGCCCTTTAATCTTCCATCTTCAAGGACTACAGGAATTCCCCCACCACCTGCTGCTATAACAATCACATCATTTTTCATAAGCAATTTTATCACATCTTTTTCAATAATGTCCAGAGGTTTTGGAGATGGAACAACTCTCCTCCAACCTCTACCCGCATCTTCAACTATTTTCCAACCTTTTTCACGTTCCAATTCTTCTGCCTCTTCTTTTGTATAAAAAGGTCCGACAGGTTTAGTTGGGTTTTCAAAAGCGGGATCATTTTTATCCACTATTATTTGTGTAATCAAAGCGGAAATTTCCCTCTTCCTTCCTTTCTCTTTCAAACAATTATTCAAGGTTTGAGCAATCATATATCCTAAACTACCTTGAGTTTGTGCATCATTAACATCAATAGGAAAAGGTGGAACTTTATTTTTTGCAATTTCCTGTTGGATTAGCAAATTTCCAACTTGTGGTCCATTTCCGTGAGTAATCGCAATATCATACTCATCAAGCATATTAACTATATAACTTGCAGTTTCAGAAAGATTTTTTATCATATTTTGTGCAGTGGGTTTTTCTCCTGGCCTATTAACTGCATTCCCACCAATTGCAACAACAGCTAATTTTTTCATTATTTTCCCTCCTTTTGTACACTAATAGCCGCTGCAATAGCAAGTGAATTTTTCTTTGATTCACTTGTATCAGCACGTGAAACTATAACAATAGGTGCCTTTGCCCCCATCACTATACCGGCAATCTTACCATTGGCAAGATAAATTGCAGATTTTCCTAAAAAATTTCCGCTATGTATATCTGGCACAACCAATATATCTGCCTTTCCCGCTACATCACCTGAAACTTTTTTTATTTTAGCCGCAAATTCACTTAAAGCATTATCCAATCCCAACGGTCCATCTACTACACAACCTTTTATTTGACCTCTCTGCGCCATCTTTGCAATAATTGCCGCTTCCATAGTTTCAGGCATATCTGGATTTACAACCTCAACTGCTGCAATAAGGCCTACCTTCGGTTCTTTATATCCCAATTTATGTGCAAGTTCAACGGCATTTTTAATAATTTGAACCTTTTGTTCCAATGTTGGCTTTATTACCATTCCGCCATCTGTAACAAACACAATCCTATCCATGCCCGGTGTCTCTAATAATGCAACGTGAGATAACAAACCATTTCCTCTCAATCCCCATTCTTTGTTTAAAACTGCTTTTAATAAAGTGGAAGTTTTAATAAGGCCTTTCATTAGAATATTGGCATCACCAGATGAAACTAATTTCACTGCTTTTTCCGCTATCTCATTTTCAGATTTTGCATCAACAACTGGCAAATCCATGCCTAATTCATTTAAATTTCTTCTCACAATTTCCTCATTTCCAACCAAAATAGCTTTTATTCCATAATCTTTGACATCTTTTATAGCTTTTAAAGCCTCTATATCCTCTGCACCGGCTAATGAAACAACCGCATCTTTGGTCTTTGCAATATCTACAATTTCTTCAAAACTCTTTAGCATTCCTTCACCTCCCAAGATATTTGACAATTGATGCCATAAATGTCATACTGAGTATTGTATCAAAAACCACCCTATAGTCATCATGCACTAATTTAACTTTCCTTCCATCAATTCTTTTAACAAGTGGCAACATTTCCACCAAATCAGCACGAGCTGTATCTGAAAGTTCAACGACTAATTCTATAGGTTTCTCAAATTTTACAATTTCAAATTCCTCTCTTGGTACCTCTATCATTTGCTTTGTCTTATTCTCAATATCCAAAAGAACTTTTTTCATAGATTTGTGCTTTGCAGAAAATCTTCCCAAAGAAGTTTTTGTCTCCACATAAAACAAATTTTTAAAATTAACCTGTGTTTTTAGTTTATCATCCCCTATAATCATTGCAACAGGTACATTGTAAAGTCCCGCATAAGCAGCGTTAATGATTGCTTCATTCATTATCTTTCCATTTATCCAAATATTATGTATAGAAGATGAAGAATATGTATGATCCATTACTGCATATCTTGTGCCAATTCCAGCATGATAACCAAAAAACACAACTCTATCAAAAGTTTCATCAAGACCTGTCATCATGTAATCCTTTCTCAACCCACCGGATATTATTTCCACATTATCAAATTTCTTTGTAATTTCCCACAACACGTTATCTCCCATGGCGTGAGA contains the following coding sequences:
- the arcC gene encoding carbamate kinase, which gives rise to MKKLAVVAIGGNAVNRPGEKPTAQNMIKNLSETASYIVNMLDEYDIAITHGNGPQVGNLLIQQEIAKNKVPPFPIDVNDAQTQGSLGYMIAQTLNNCLKEKGRKREISALITQIIVDKNDPAFENPTKPVGPFYTKEEAEELEREKGWKIVEDAGRGWRRVVPSPKPLDIIEKDVIKLLMKNDVIVIAAGGGGIPVVLEDGRLKGVEAVIDKDRASALLAKEIGADVLIILTGVEKVYLNYGKEDQKALDRLTVSDAKKYLKEGHFPKGSMGPKIEAAIDFVEATGKECLITDMSVLDKALRGETGTRIIKG
- a CDS encoding bifunctional enoyl-CoA hydratase/phosphate acetyltransferase, which encodes MLKSFEEIVDIAKTKDAVVSLAGAEDIEALKAIKDVKDYGIKAILVGNEEIVRRNLNELGMDLPVVDAKSENEIAEKAVKLVSSGDANILMKGLIKTSTLLKAVLNKEWGLRGNGLLSHVALLETPGMDRIVFVTDGGMVIKPTLEQKVQIIKNAVELAHKLGYKEPKVGLIAAVEVVNPDMPETMEAAIIAKMAQRGQIKGCVVDGPLGLDNALSEFAAKIKKVSGDVAGKADILVVPDIHSGNFLGKSAIYLANGKIAGIVMGAKAPIVIVSRADTSESKKNSLAIAAAISVQKEGK
- a CDS encoding M55 family metallopeptidase yields the protein MKIYVSLDFEGLGGITQWSDVEYGIKFKQHLLMEQLEKFLEAVGNNYVLISDSHAMGDNVLWEITKKFDNVEIISGGLRKDYMMTGLDETFDRVVFFGYHAGIGTRYAVMDHTYSSSSIHNIWINGKIMNEAIINAAYAGLYNVPVAMIIGDDKLKTQVNFKNLFYVETKTSLGRFSAKHKSMKKVLLDIENKTKQMIEVPREEFEIVKFEKPIELVVELSDTARADLVEMLPLVKRIDGRKVKLVHDDYRVVFDTILSMTFMASIVKYLGR